The following coding sequences are from one Nonlabens arenilitoris window:
- the hisG gene encoding ATP phosphoribosyltransferase has protein sequence MNKDTNSNEVNNKKQIPAFAGIRIAVQKSGRLSDKSLQLLKDCGIKFDNGGRKLSTQAKNFPMEILFLRDDDIPQYVANGVADLGILGLNEVEEKDQEVDVIKQLGFAGCRLSLAVQKDVNYTGLEWFNGKKVASSYTTIVKKFFADKGINATTEEIGGSVEIAPGIGLAEGICDIVSTGSTLIMNGLKEVETVMYSEAVLISNPNLSVEKKEILDKLTFRIDAVQNAQKSKYILLNAPNDKIEEISALLPGMKSPTVLPLAENGWSSLHSVIEENDFWNVIDQLKDAGAQGILVSPIEKLIA, from the coding sequence ATGAACAAGGACACAAATTCAAACGAAGTGAATAACAAGAAACAGATACCTGCCTTCGCAGGTATTCGCATAGCTGTACAAAAATCAGGAAGATTATCAGATAAATCTTTGCAACTCTTAAAGGATTGCGGAATCAAATTTGACAATGGTGGTCGTAAATTATCCACTCAAGCAAAAAACTTTCCTATGGAAATTCTTTTCCTAAGAGATGATGATATACCACAATACGTTGCAAATGGCGTTGCAGACCTTGGTATTCTAGGACTTAATGAAGTAGAAGAAAAAGACCAAGAAGTAGACGTGATCAAGCAACTAGGTTTTGCAGGTTGTCGTTTAAGCCTTGCTGTTCAAAAAGATGTTAATTATACAGGACTAGAATGGTTCAATGGTAAAAAGGTAGCTAGTAGTTATACCACTATCGTTAAAAAATTCTTTGCAGATAAAGGTATTAATGCTACTACTGAAGAAATAGGTGGATCTGTAGAGATTGCTCCAGGAATAGGCCTAGCAGAAGGTATTTGTGACATCGTCTCTACCGGTTCAACTCTTATTATGAATGGCCTTAAAGAAGTAGAAACGGTAATGTATAGTGAAGCCGTTTTAATTTCTAATCCCAACTTAAGCGTAGAGAAGAAAGAAATACTTGACAAGCTAACTTTCAGAATCGATGCGGTACAAAATGCACAAAAAAGCAAATACATCTTATTGAATGCACCTAATGATAAGATTGAAGAAATATCTGCCTTGTTACCTGGTATGAAGAGCCCAACCGTTTTACCACTAGCTGAAAATGGTTGGTCCAGCCTACACTCTGTAATCGAAGAAAATGATTTCTGGAATGTCATCGACCAATTAAAAGATGCTGGTGCACAAGGCATTTTAGTGAGTCCAATTGAAAAATTGATCGCATAA
- the hisD gene encoding histidinol dehydrogenase: MKIISNPDYSQQQELLERPQQERANVETAVNDIIQLVKENGDQALFAFAEKFDKAKLDTLRVTEKEIEQASTLISPELKAAIQTAYQNIYKFHEACYTQDYPVIETMPGMTCWRKSLPIQKVGLYIPGGSAPLFSTVLMLAIPAKIADNKRVVLCSPTDSNGDINPAVLYTASLCGVTEIYKAGGAQAIAAMTYGTESIPAVDKIFGPGNAFVTRAKELAQQQGVAIDMPAGPSEVLVIADQKANPVFVAADLLAQAEHGPDSQVILLTDSITLAEAVNEQLTIQLSTLSRKQTAEKAIENSKTIVLENIAECIKWSDAYAPEHLIINTENADEVAEQIQVAGSIFIGSYTCESLGDYASGTNHTLPTYGYARNYSGVSVDSFVNKVTYQKATPQGLKNLGPAVEIMATAEGLDAHKNAVSVRLNSIKANPKSLPEEGTFKGRQKYSYETARKSIYGTLKERASQMRKNPTETEALVWEELRNKKLDIKFRRQHIIDKYIVDFASVEKRLIVEIDGDIHLNQIEEDRLRQDFLESQGFKVIRFSNDNVLNDLESVIETIKNTSTARPN, translated from the coding sequence ATGAAAATCATTTCTAATCCAGATTATTCTCAACAACAAGAATTGCTAGAACGTCCTCAACAAGAACGTGCTAATGTAGAAACTGCTGTAAATGATATTATACAGCTAGTTAAGGAAAATGGTGATCAAGCCTTATTTGCTTTTGCAGAAAAATTTGATAAGGCAAAATTAGACACTCTTAGAGTTACAGAAAAAGAGATTGAACAGGCATCTACACTTATTTCTCCTGAATTAAAAGCAGCAATACAAACTGCTTATCAAAACATTTACAAATTCCATGAGGCTTGTTACACTCAAGATTATCCTGTAATAGAAACCATGCCTGGGATGACTTGCTGGAGAAAATCTTTACCTATCCAAAAAGTAGGTCTATATATTCCCGGTGGCTCTGCTCCTCTTTTTTCTACAGTATTAATGCTCGCTATTCCGGCAAAGATTGCTGACAACAAACGTGTCGTTCTTTGTAGTCCTACAGACTCAAATGGAGATATTAATCCAGCGGTATTGTACACGGCAAGTCTTTGTGGAGTTACTGAAATCTACAAGGCTGGAGGCGCTCAAGCTATCGCTGCCATGACTTATGGTACAGAAAGTATTCCTGCCGTAGATAAAATCTTCGGACCTGGAAATGCCTTTGTGACTAGGGCTAAAGAATTAGCACAACAGCAAGGTGTCGCCATTGACATGCCTGCTGGACCGTCAGAAGTTTTAGTTATTGCAGACCAAAAAGCAAACCCAGTATTTGTAGCAGCAGATTTACTCGCACAAGCAGAACATGGTCCAGACTCTCAAGTAATCTTACTCACAGATTCTATTACTCTAGCCGAGGCTGTAAATGAGCAATTAACTATTCAATTAAGCACGCTTTCGCGAAAGCAAACTGCAGAAAAGGCTATTGAAAACAGTAAAACTATTGTTCTAGAAAACATAGCAGAATGTATCAAATGGTCGGATGCATATGCACCAGAACACTTGATCATAAATACAGAAAATGCTGATGAAGTTGCAGAGCAAATTCAAGTTGCTGGATCTATTTTTATAGGTTCATATACTTGCGAGAGTTTAGGTGATTATGCTAGTGGTACTAACCACACCCTACCTACCTATGGATATGCACGTAATTATAGTGGAGTATCTGTAGATAGTTTTGTAAATAAAGTGACCTATCAAAAAGCAACACCACAAGGGTTGAAAAACCTAGGGCCAGCCGTTGAAATAATGGCTACTGCCGAAGGATTAGATGCGCACAAAAATGCGGTGAGTGTACGATTAAATAGCATAAAAGCCAACCCTAAATCCCTTCCAGAGGAAGGGACTTTTAAAGGACGTCAAAAATACTCGTACGAAACTGCTCGCAAATCAATTTACGGTACATTAAAAGAAAGAGCCTCTCAAATGCGTAAAAACCCAACTGAAACTGAAGCGTTGGTTTGGGAAGAATTGAGAAATAAAAAATTAGACATTAAATTTAGAAGACAGCACATCATTGATAAATATATAGTTGATTTTGCATCTGTTGAAAAACGTCTAATCGTAGAGATAGATGGAGACATACATTTAAATCAAATTGAAGAGGACAGATTAAGACAAGATTTTTTAGAATCACAAGGTTTTAAAGTCATAAGGTTTTCAAATGACAATGTACTAAACGACTTAGAATCAGTAATTGAAACAATAAAAAACACGAGCACAGCGAGACCCAATTAG
- a CDS encoding pyridoxal phosphate-dependent aminotransferase, producing the protein MEFNLENIVRKNIWNLKPYSSARSEFDLYGSDKNELTLLDANENPKGDLNRYPDPLQSAIKEELAKQKDISPDQIFVGNGSDEAIDLLYRIFCEPGKDTVITCPPTYGMYEVSAAINDVSVLKVPLNKDFSLDLDEILKSSAFAKAKLLWICSPNNPTGNVLLKADFKHDWQAQNYTRGGMMDMPFAPEFEAEMLENQRQLDKLFGSFNGIIVVDEAYQDFTENMSFIKRLEDYPNLVVLQTMSKAHGMAGARVGFAFSSPEIIELFNRTKPPYNVNELSQKAVLEALQDEEKTKSEIQEIINNRDFLVEHLNSFDFIKEVYPSEANFVLAKVDNATQVYNYLRDKGIIIRNRSSQIEDTLRFTVGTMMECKAVITALREIKEI; encoded by the coding sequence ATGGAATTTAACTTAGAAAACATAGTCCGCAAGAACATCTGGAATTTGAAGCCTTATTCTAGTGCGCGCAGTGAATTTGATTTGTACGGTAGCGATAAAAATGAGCTAACTTTACTAGACGCAAATGAAAATCCTAAAGGCGATTTAAACCGTTATCCAGACCCATTACAGTCTGCGATAAAAGAAGAACTCGCAAAACAAAAGGACATTTCACCAGACCAAATATTTGTAGGTAATGGTAGTGATGAGGCTATTGATTTGCTATATCGCATTTTCTGTGAACCTGGAAAAGACACAGTAATTACTTGTCCACCTACTTATGGAATGTATGAAGTTAGTGCAGCGATTAATGACGTTAGTGTTTTAAAAGTGCCATTGAACAAAGATTTTTCATTAGATCTTGATGAAATTTTAAAAAGTTCCGCTTTCGCGAAAGCAAAACTATTATGGATATGTTCTCCTAATAATCCTACTGGAAACGTATTGCTCAAAGCCGATTTTAAACACGACTGGCAAGCACAAAATTACACTCGTGGCGGGATGATGGATATGCCATTTGCTCCAGAATTTGAAGCAGAAATGCTAGAAAACCAAAGACAATTAGATAAATTGTTCGGTAGTTTTAATGGTATTATCGTGGTAGATGAGGCTTATCAAGATTTTACAGAGAACATGAGTTTTATAAAACGACTAGAAGATTATCCTAATCTTGTGGTGTTACAAACCATGTCTAAGGCTCATGGAATGGCTGGCGCTCGAGTAGGATTTGCCTTTTCTTCTCCAGAAATTATTGAATTATTCAATAGAACAAAGCCACCATATAATGTGAACGAATTGTCTCAAAAAGCAGTTCTAGAGGCTTTACAAGACGAAGAAAAAACAAAAAGTGAAATACAAGAAATTATCAATAACAGAGATTTTCTTGTGGAGCATTTAAACAGTTTTGACTTCATAAAAGAAGTTTATCCTAGTGAGGCAAATTTTGTACTTGCCAAAGTAGATAACGCTACGCAAGTTTATAATTACCTACGTGATAAAGGAATTATTATACGTAATCGCAGCAGTCAGATTGAAGATACCTTACGATTTACCGTTGGGACAATGATGGAATGTAAAGCGGTGATTACAGCGTTAAGAGAAATTAAAGAGATTTAG
- the hisB gene encoding bifunctional histidinol-phosphatase/imidazoleglycerol-phosphate dehydratase HisB codes for MKKVLFIDRDGTIVKEPPVDYQLDSYEKLEFLPMAITQLHRIARELDYELVMVTNQDGLGTDSFPENTFWPVHNLMMNVLENEGIHFSEVLIDRSFPEQNAPTRKPQTGLLTHYIKGNYDLENSFVIGDRNSDMQLAKNLGCKGIQLPSITDDSTFEDELVVLKTDSWKDIFEFLKGQPRKVTVSRKTNETDINIVLNLDGSGNGKIDTGLKFYDHMLEQLQRHGSLDLDIKVNGDLEIDEHHTIEDTAIALGDAFAKALSSKKGINRYGFLLPMDDSLAQVGIDFGGRPWIVWEADFKREYVGDMPTELFFHFFKSFSDAAKCNLNMKVEGDNEHHKIESLFKAFAKAIKMAVKQTGDGKLPSTKGTL; via the coding sequence ATGAAAAAAGTATTATTTATAGATCGCGATGGTACCATCGTAAAAGAGCCACCAGTAGATTATCAACTGGATAGTTATGAAAAGTTGGAATTCTTGCCTATGGCGATTACTCAGCTACATCGCATCGCTCGAGAGCTGGATTATGAACTAGTTATGGTGACTAATCAAGACGGATTAGGAACAGATAGTTTTCCAGAAAACACCTTCTGGCCAGTGCATAACTTAATGATGAATGTTCTAGAAAATGAAGGTATTCACTTCAGCGAGGTTTTAATCGATCGTTCTTTTCCTGAGCAAAATGCACCTACTCGTAAACCACAAACTGGTTTATTGACGCATTATATAAAAGGTAATTACGACCTTGAGAATAGTTTTGTAATAGGTGATCGCAATAGCGATATGCAACTGGCTAAGAATTTAGGCTGTAAAGGAATACAGCTACCTAGTATTACTGACGACTCTACTTTTGAAGATGAACTAGTTGTTCTTAAAACGGATTCTTGGAAAGATATTTTTGAATTTTTAAAAGGACAACCTCGCAAGGTCACGGTAAGTCGTAAAACAAATGAAACCGATATCAACATCGTTTTAAACCTTGATGGATCTGGAAACGGAAAAATAGACACCGGTTTAAAGTTCTACGATCACATGCTAGAGCAGTTACAACGTCACGGCTCATTAGATCTAGATATTAAGGTAAATGGCGATCTAGAAATAGATGAACATCACACTATTGAAGATACGGCGATTGCTTTAGGTGACGCTTTCGCGAAAGCGTTATCCTCAAAAAAAGGAATCAATAGATATGGCTTCTTGCTACCAATGGACGACTCGTTAGCACAAGTAGGAATAGACTTCGGTGGTAGACCATGGATCGTTTGGGAAGCAGATTTTAAACGTGAATATGTGGGCGATATGCCTACAGAATTGTTCTTTCACTTCTTTAAATCATTCAGCGATGCGGCAAAATGCAACCTGAACATGAAAGTAGAAGGCGATAACGAACACCACAAAATAGAAAGTTTATTTAAAGCGTTTGCAAAAGCGATAAAAATGGCGGTAAAACAAACTGGTGATGGTAAATTACCGAGTACAAAAGGAACTTTATGA
- the hisH gene encoding imidazole glycerol phosphate synthase subunit HisH → MIAIVKYNAGNIGSVTNALNRLGIENKVTDDPEELKAADKVIFPGVGEAGTAMNYLRERGLDQVIKELKQPVLGICLGMQLMCSHSEEGDTECLGIFDTTVKKFPATAGMKVPHMGWNSLNTVVVNQQSSILQGLQPAADVYYVHSYYAEVCKDTVAACDYILPFSSVLQKDNFYATQFHPEKSAGIGEQILKNFIEL, encoded by the coding sequence ATGATTGCCATTGTAAAATATAACGCAGGTAATATAGGAAGCGTCACTAACGCGCTCAACAGACTAGGAATAGAAAATAAAGTTACTGACGATCCTGAAGAATTAAAGGCGGCAGACAAAGTTATTTTCCCTGGTGTAGGTGAAGCTGGTACCGCGATGAATTATTTGCGTGAACGTGGACTAGATCAAGTCATAAAAGAATTAAAACAGCCTGTACTAGGAATATGCCTAGGAATGCAACTCATGTGCAGTCACAGTGAAGAAGGTGATACAGAATGTCTAGGGATTTTTGACACTACCGTAAAGAAATTTCCGGCTACTGCAGGAATGAAAGTGCCTCACATGGGATGGAATAGTTTAAATACTGTGGTTGTTAATCAACAATCTTCCATCTTGCAAGGCTTACAACCAGCAGCAGATGTTTATTATGTACACTCGTACTATGCTGAAGTTTGTAAGGATACAGTTGCGGCTTGTGATTATATTTTACCTTTCAGTAGTGTGTTGCAAAAAGACAATTTTTATGCTACGCAATTTCATCCTGAGAAAAGTGCTGGAATAGGTGAGCAGATATTAAAGAACTTTATAGAATTATAG